Proteins from a genomic interval of Zingiber officinale cultivar Zhangliang chromosome 1B, Zo_v1.1, whole genome shotgun sequence:
- the LOC122055992 gene encoding pyruvate kinase isozyme A, chloroplastic-like, translating to MAAQALHFLSPSVPSPSLPALSSGKPSLLPYASVFRSRPRSFSLRASSSLRDLGLTPSDGGAASIDVDAVTEAELRENGFRSTRRTKLVCTIGPATCSAEQIEALAVGGMNVARVNMCHGTREWHRQVIRQVRRLNEEKGFAVAVMVDTEGSEIHMGDLDGDASVKAEDGEIWTFSVRAFDAALPERTIAVNYDGFAEDVSVGDELLVDGGMVRFEVIEKIGPDVKCQCNDPGLLLPRANLTFRRNGRLVQERNAMLPTISSKDWLDIDSAISEGVDFIAVSFVKSADVINHLKSYIAARSPDNEIAVIAKIESFDSLKKLEEIIHASDGTMIARGDMGSQIPLEEVPSAQQKIVKLCRQLNKPVIVASQLLESMIEYPTPTRAEVADVTEAVKQRADALMLSGESAMGQYPEKALTVLRNVSLRIEKWWREEKIHEEIDLPDISSSFCDKVSEEICNSAATIANNLGVDALFVFTRTGEMASLLSRCRPDCPVFAFTPSASVRRRLNLQWGLIPFRLSFSDDMENNLNRTFSLLKARRMVQPGDLIIALSDTLQTIQVIDVP from the exons ATGGCGGCACAAGCCCTCCACTTCCTCTCGCCTTCcgtcccctctccttctctcccCGCTCTATCTTCCGGCAAGCCTTCGCTGCTCCCTTACGCCTCTGTCTTTCGCTCCCGCCCTCGCTCCTTCTCCCTCCGCGCCTCCTCTTCCCTCCGCGATCTAGGCCTCACCCCCTCCGACGGAGGTGCCGCATCCATCGACGTAGACGCCGTAACCGAGGCGGAGCTTCGGGAGAACGGATTCCGGAGCACGAGGCGGACCAAGCTGGTCTGCACCATCGGCCCCGCCACCTGCTCCGCCGAGCAGATCGAGGCGCTCGCTGTCGGAGGAATGAACGTCGCCAGGGTGAACATGTGCCACGGCACCCGCGAGTGGCACCGCCAGGTGATCCGACAGGTCCGCCGCCTCAATGAGGAGAAGGGGTTCGCCGTGGCTGTGATGGTGGACACCGAGGGGAGTGAGATCCACATGGGGGATCTCGATGGTGACGCCTCTGTCAAGGCCGAG GATGGAGAGATTTGGACATTTAGTGTAAGAGCTTTTGATGCAGCGCTTCCAGAACGGACCATTGCTGTGAATTATGATGGCTTTGCTGAAG ATGTTAGTGTTGGCGATGAACTTCTTGTGGACGGAGGAATGGTTAGGTTTGAGGTGATTGAAAAGATAGGTCCAGATGTAAAATGCCAGTGCAATGATCCTGGGCTGTTGTTGCCACGTGCTAATCTTACTTTCCGGAGGAATGGAAGACTAGTCCAAGAACGTaatgcaatgcttcctacaattTCTTCTAAG GATTGGCTTGATATTGACTCTGCAATATCTGAGGGTGTGGACTTCATTGCAGTTTCCTTTGTCAAGTCTGCAGATGTCATAAATCATCTTAAGAGCTATATAGCTGCAAGAAGCCCTGACAA TGAAATTGCTGTGATCGCAAAGATTGAGAGTTTTGATTCCTTGAAAAAGCTAGAAGAGATCATCCATGCATCAGATGGAACAATGATAGCCAGAGGAGACATGGGTTCTCAAATTCCTCTTGAAGAAGTCCCTTCAGCTCAACAAAAAATTGTTAAATTGTGCAGACAGCTTAACAAACCTGTAATTGTGGCTTCTCAGCTTCTGGAATCTATGATTGAGTATCCAACGCCAACTAGAGCGGAAGTTGCTGATGTCACAGAGGCTGTTAAACAGAGGGCAGATGCTCTGATGCTCTCAGGTGAGTCAGCTATGGGCCAATATCCGGAGAAAGCGTTGACTGTGCTTAGAAATGTAAGCCTACGAATTGAAAAATggtggagagaagagaagattcATGAGGAAATCGATCTTCCAGATATTTCATCTTCTTTCTGTGATAAAGTTTCAGAGGAAATATGTAACTCGGCTGCTACAATTG CAAACAACTTGGGTGTCGATGCACTCTTCGTCTTTACGAGGACTGGCGAGATGGCCTCACTTCTTTCACGTTGTCGCCCTGATTGTCCAGTGTTTGCATTTACTCCTTCAGCATCAGTTAGAAGACGGTTGAATCTTCAGTGGGGTCTGATACCATTTCGTCTTAGTTTCTCAGACGACATGGAGAACAATCTGAACCGTACTTTTTCTTTGCTCAAGGCTAGAAGAATGGTCCAGCCTGGTGACTTGATCATTGCACTGTCTGATACATTGCAGACTATTCAAGTGATCGATGTGCCATAG